One window from the genome of Synechococcus sp. PROS-7-1 encodes:
- a CDS encoding glycosyl transferase family 90, whose product MPVWDPLGPDRFLRELQGLSRREAAVACWQREHNAFASVLSGPDTCLQLQRCADGGVQLLKPPAMAAMALSRRQPLLQLLAMAEALGLPAQGQTLGLQLHDEQPRHARLLHFDAAFARSAPSFGGVPDPYCLASRGFLLLRQAWRHTPLPPWSQRHDRVIWRGSSTGLPALDRHRLLQLPRYRLCRRLQQLEGCDARFTAVVQAASSQADHDLRQELQADGLLTERLAPEQLAAHRWLLDIDGNVNSWGLLWKLLSGSCVLRVQSARGQWFHHRLRAYEHLVPIRADLSDLEVCIDWCRSHPRACAAIAAAGQRLAIQVLEELGADLLTALRWAAAAPAA is encoded by the coding sequence GGTCCAGACCGGTTCCTGCGGGAGCTGCAGGGGCTGTCCCGCCGGGAGGCGGCCGTGGCCTGCTGGCAGCGTGAGCACAACGCATTCGCCTCCGTGCTCTCGGGGCCTGACACCTGCCTGCAGCTGCAGCGCTGCGCTGATGGAGGGGTTCAGTTGCTGAAGCCGCCGGCGATGGCGGCCATGGCCCTGAGCCGCCGGCAACCGTTGCTGCAGCTGCTGGCCATGGCCGAGGCGCTGGGCTTGCCGGCACAGGGGCAAACCCTGGGGTTGCAGCTGCATGATGAACAGCCCCGCCACGCCCGCCTGCTGCATTTCGATGCGGCGTTCGCCCGCAGTGCTCCATCGTTCGGTGGGGTTCCCGATCCCTACTGCCTGGCAAGCCGCGGCTTTCTGCTCCTGCGCCAGGCCTGGCGGCACACACCCTTGCCTCCCTGGTCCCAGCGCCACGACCGGGTGATCTGGCGGGGCAGCAGCACCGGTCTGCCCGCGCTTGATCGCCACCGGCTGCTCCAGCTGCCGCGCTACCGGCTCTGCCGCCGCTTGCAGCAGCTCGAGGGCTGTGATGCCCGCTTCACCGCCGTGGTGCAGGCGGCCTCCAGCCAGGCCGATCACGACCTGCGCCAGGAGTTGCAAGCAGACGGTTTGCTGACGGAACGCCTGGCTCCTGAGCAGCTGGCCGCTCACCGCTGGCTGCTCGACATCGATGGCAATGTCAATTCCTGGGGTTTGCTCTGGAAGCTCCTCAGCGGCAGCTGTGTGCTGCGGGTGCAGAGCGCTCGCGGCCAGTGGTTTCATCACCGGCTTCGCGCCTATGAACATCTGGTGCCCATCCGCGCCGATCTCTCGGATCTCGAGGTCTGCATCGATTGGTGCCGCAGCCATCCCCGCGCTTGCGCCGCCATTGCCGCCGCCGGGCAGCGTCTGGCGATTCAGGTGCTGGAGGAGCTCGGTGCCGATCTGCTCACTGCCCTGCGTTGGGCGGCGGCGGCTCCAGCTGCTTGA
- a CDS encoding glycosyltransferase has protein sequence MRAASVRPILYYVDHTCRFPHNSGIQRCVRSIARALIHAGQPLIPVIWNRNSQRLAEPGPAALKHLAAWNGPEVTSWSRWTTETPPPQWLLVTELVRGANNPSREALLKACRPLPLADAWLFHDAIPLRQSQLYGPAAQRVAAEHGAFMHQLGQARVVFCNSQQSHHELSDFLEQNGGKPASHLHTLVLAERFGAERSAPITRKPASAPLELLCVSTLEPRKNHAGLLKALAWLHSQGVRHWRLTLVGWPAEPAIQRLLDRSLQRGLPLRWFDRVTDAQLLALYEHCDFTVFPSLEEGFGLPVAESLWHRRPCVCSGSGALGERAAGGGCETVDPQQWPSLAAGLMRLLTDPQRRGQLEHELEQRHFRSWSDVAQELLHRLKQLEPPPPNAGQ, from the coding sequence ATGAGGGCCGCAAGCGTGAGGCCGATCCTCTACTACGTGGATCACACCTGCCGGTTTCCCCACAACAGCGGCATCCAACGCTGCGTGCGCTCGATCGCCAGGGCTTTGATCCATGCTGGCCAGCCGCTGATTCCGGTGATCTGGAACCGCAACAGCCAACGGCTGGCGGAACCCGGACCCGCTGCTCTGAAGCATCTGGCCGCCTGGAACGGCCCGGAGGTGACCAGCTGGAGCCGCTGGACCACCGAGACGCCACCGCCACAGTGGCTGCTGGTGACAGAACTGGTACGGGGCGCGAACAACCCCAGCCGCGAGGCCTTGCTGAAGGCCTGCCGGCCCTTGCCGCTGGCAGACGCCTGGCTGTTTCACGACGCCATTCCCCTCCGGCAGTCGCAGCTTTACGGGCCAGCAGCCCAACGGGTCGCGGCCGAGCATGGGGCCTTCATGCACCAACTGGGACAGGCTCGGGTGGTGTTCTGCAATTCGCAGCAAAGCCACCACGAGCTCAGCGATTTCCTAGAGCAGAACGGGGGGAAACCTGCCAGCCATCTGCACACCCTGGTGCTGGCAGAACGGTTTGGAGCGGAACGTTCGGCGCCGATCACCCGCAAACCGGCCTCAGCGCCCCTGGAGCTTCTCTGTGTGAGCACCCTGGAGCCCCGCAAGAATCATGCAGGCCTGCTGAAAGCCCTGGCCTGGCTACACAGCCAAGGAGTGCGGCATTGGAGGCTCACCTTGGTGGGCTGGCCGGCAGAACCGGCGATTCAGCGCCTGCTCGATCGCAGCCTGCAACGCGGCCTGCCCCTGCGCTGGTTCGATCGGGTGACGGACGCCCAGCTGCTGGCGCTCTATGAACACTGTGACTTCACCGTCTTCCCCTCCTTGGAGGAAGGGTTCGGACTGCCCGTTGCCGAGAGCCTCTGGCATCGGCGACCGTGTGTCTGCAGCGGCAGCGGAGCCCTGGGGGAGCGGGCTGCAGGCGGAGGGTGCGAAACGGTTGATCCCCAGCAGTGGCCATCCCTGGCCGCCGGCCTGATGCGGTTACTCACGGATCCGCAGCGCCGCGGCCAGCTGGAGCACGAGCTGGAGCAACGCCATTTCCGCAGCTGGTCCGACGTGGCCCAGGAGCTGCTCCACCGTCTCAAGCAGCTGGAGCCGCCGCCGCCCAACGCAGGGCAGTGA
- a CDS encoding glycosyltransferase family 25 protein: MASAPLPAMVVINLGRSQTRLEQFRQRSGVPAALIPRLQAIDGRALQAETLMARGLIDASVQSWPKGQLGCALSHLKAWMHCRRSGQPLLIFEDDALFAANWTQRLRHLMDQAPGGWDLLLLGWNMDSCLHVGWGPAITATALFQPRFPAADALESSLNSSQGHLWFPLHKALGLAGYVLSAAGAARLLSWSLPLRTLPIEAPDLPSRPCFSLDGQLNSLYPQIAAHVCVPPLVLGANDKPRSLTSR; encoded by the coding sequence ATGGCCTCAGCGCCTCTGCCGGCGATGGTGGTGATCAATCTGGGGCGCAGCCAAACGAGGCTGGAGCAATTCCGGCAACGCAGTGGGGTGCCGGCGGCGCTGATCCCGCGCCTGCAAGCCATCGATGGCCGAGCTCTCCAGGCTGAGACGCTGATGGCGCGCGGACTGATCGACGCGAGCGTGCAGAGCTGGCCGAAAGGGCAGCTGGGATGCGCCCTGAGCCATCTCAAGGCATGGATGCACTGCCGCCGCAGCGGGCAGCCCCTGCTGATCTTTGAAGACGATGCCCTGTTCGCCGCAAACTGGACGCAACGCCTCCGCCACTTGATGGATCAGGCGCCTGGCGGTTGGGATCTGCTGCTCCTGGGGTGGAACATGGACAGCTGCCTGCACGTGGGCTGGGGCCCGGCGATCACGGCCACGGCACTCTTTCAACCGCGCTTCCCGGCAGCAGACGCGCTGGAGAGCAGTTTGAACAGCAGCCAGGGGCATCTCTGGTTTCCGCTGCACAAGGCCCTGGGGCTGGCGGGGTACGTGCTCAGTGCCGCCGGAGCCGCTCGCCTGCTCAGCTGGAGTCTGCCCCTGCGCACCCTGCCCATCGAGGCTCCAGACCTGCCGTCGCGCCCATGCTTCAGCCTCGACGGGCAGCTGAACAGCCTTTACCCGCAGATCGCCGCCCACGTGTGCGTGCCCCCCCTGGTGCTGGGCGCCAACGACAAGCCCCGTTCACTCACCAGCCGATGA
- a CDS encoding glycosyltransferase produces the protein MTIRSLPGKLQAALPLAVDREQPLSCAANLGEGRPVAEVLRCWHGQGLEAARSHWASHRPSSRPLKPLEQELELRLAGAPGPRLLLDGLWFCRPLGGIGRVWQQILGCWSLPGLITPQAPLCLIDRDSHMALTSRFEVIQAAPADPLDWDGVAEITTANADLARRWRAQVFLSSWISSCGDQPLPAIPELALVHDCIPERSQVPEALTALRRRWLLGAQAQLAVSAATANDIEQLLQLPRGAVPWCHPAADPLFAATVAAPGADRLWHSLQSRLGLWDAFVLLPGTSRLGSYKNPELVARAVGALPTLQLVLCGKSAKSVREELEQASPELVGRCVDVHFTEPELALAYRQALAVVVPSRVEGFGLPALEAAAAGGVVIVADSRGLREAAAEAALRVQVDQPHQLVSLLQALLDPSTRSWLKQRLQPRSRRRLQRSSPDLLGLSLLAAARALAARRQGLTS, from the coding sequence ATGACCATCCGTTCGCTGCCAGGCAAGCTACAAGCGGCTCTGCCCTTGGCTGTGGATCGCGAACAACCGCTCAGTTGTGCTGCCAATCTCGGAGAGGGGAGGCCAGTGGCGGAGGTGCTGCGCTGCTGGCATGGCCAGGGGCTGGAGGCAGCCCGTTCACACTGGGCAAGCCACCGCCCCAGTAGCCGGCCGCTGAAGCCCCTGGAGCAGGAGCTCGAGCTGAGGCTTGCCGGTGCTCCCGGGCCCAGGCTGCTGCTCGATGGCCTCTGGTTCTGCCGGCCCCTGGGCGGCATCGGCCGGGTGTGGCAGCAGATTCTTGGTTGTTGGTCCCTGCCCGGGCTGATCACGCCCCAGGCACCCCTGTGCCTGATCGATCGTGACAGCCATATGGCTCTCACCAGTCGCTTCGAGGTGATCCAGGCGGCCCCTGCCGATCCCCTGGATTGGGATGGAGTGGCTGAAATCACAACGGCCAATGCGGATCTAGCTCGCCGCTGGCGGGCGCAGGTGTTTCTCTCCAGCTGGATCTCCAGTTGCGGTGATCAACCACTGCCGGCGATTCCTGAGCTGGCCTTGGTGCACGACTGCATCCCGGAGCGCAGCCAGGTGCCGGAGGCTCTTACTGCTCTGCGCCGCCGCTGGTTGCTGGGCGCGCAGGCGCAGCTTGCGGTCTCCGCGGCCACAGCCAATGACATCGAGCAGCTTCTGCAATTGCCCAGGGGTGCAGTGCCCTGGTGTCACCCCGCAGCTGACCCTCTTTTTGCCGCCACGGTGGCTGCGCCAGGCGCCGACCGACTCTGGCACTCTCTGCAGAGCCGCCTTGGCCTGTGGGACGCGTTTGTGCTGCTGCCAGGAACGAGCCGCCTCGGCAGTTATAAAAACCCTGAGTTGGTCGCTCGGGCTGTCGGGGCCCTTCCCACGCTCCAGCTGGTGCTTTGCGGGAAAAGCGCCAAATCCGTCCGTGAGGAGTTGGAACAGGCGAGTCCCGAATTGGTAGGCCGCTGTGTTGATGTGCACTTCACCGAGCCGGAGCTTGCCCTGGCCTACCGCCAGGCTTTGGCCGTGGTGGTGCCCAGTCGTGTGGAGGGATTCGGCCTGCCGGCTCTGGAGGCAGCCGCGGCCGGGGGTGTGGTGATCGTTGCCGATAGCCGCGGCCTGAGGGAGGCGGCCGCTGAGGCTGCACTGCGCGTTCAGGTGGACCAACCCCATCAGCTGGTCAGCCTGCTGCAGGCCTTGCTCGATCCGTCTACGCGCAGCTGGTTGAAGCAGCGTCTGCAGCCACGCTCTCGGCGCCGGCTGCAGCGCTCCAGTCCGGATTTGCTCGGGTTGTCCCTCTTGGCGGCAGCCAGGGCCCTTGCCGCCCGTCGCCAGGGCCTTACCAGCTGA
- a CDS encoding sulfotransferase, giving the protein MDPSSSPSSLQRLSSAGLRQWRRTRGQLGLREREPRPHFLGVGTQKGGTTTLYQLLKSHPEIYLPENKEIHYFTKFYDRGEAWYRQQFANAPAGLLRGEITPYYLFHEAVPSRIHALRPDMKIIALLRHPVERTLSQYFHSCRWNLETLPLEDALAAEPERLQGALEVIRQPGGTHLSYQEHSYLARSRYEQQLTRYFRLFGEQRVLVLRSDDLFAGDRATLDRLSAFLNIDSFAASTPVPKANSGEGEAKQVPAEVKRRLEAELAPTFDWLDRVLGISW; this is encoded by the coding sequence ATGGACCCGTCCTCCTCCCCGTCGAGCTTGCAGCGGCTCTCCAGCGCGGGCTTGCGGCAGTGGCGGCGAACCCGGGGACAACTGGGCCTGCGAGAGCGTGAACCAAGGCCTCACTTCCTGGGGGTGGGAACGCAGAAAGGGGGAACCACCACCCTTTATCAGCTGCTGAAAAGCCACCCGGAGATCTATCTCCCTGAGAACAAAGAAATTCACTACTTCACCAAGTTCTACGACCGTGGAGAGGCCTGGTACCGGCAGCAGTTCGCCAACGCACCAGCCGGACTGCTGAGGGGGGAGATCACGCCTTATTACCTGTTCCATGAGGCCGTGCCTTCACGCATCCATGCCCTCAGGCCCGACATGAAGATCATTGCGCTGCTGCGCCATCCGGTGGAACGAACGCTCTCGCAATATTTTCATTCCTGCCGGTGGAATCTCGAGACCCTGCCGCTGGAGGACGCCCTGGCAGCAGAGCCTGAACGGCTCCAGGGAGCTCTGGAGGTGATCCGTCAACCCGGTGGAACCCATCTGAGCTACCAGGAGCACAGTTATCTGGCCCGCAGCCGCTACGAGCAGCAGCTCACGCGTTATTTCCGCCTCTTTGGGGAGCAGAGGGTGCTGGTGTTGCGCAGCGACGATCTGTTTGCGGGTGACCGGGCCACCCTCGATCGGCTCAGTGCGTTCCTGAACATCGACTCTTTTGCAGCGTCCACGCCCGTGCCCAAAGCCAACAGCGGCGAAGGCGAAGCCAAGCAGGTGCCTGCCGAGGTGAAGCGGCGCCTTGAGGCCGAACTGGCCCCCACCTTCGACTGGCTCGATCGGGTGCTGGGGATCAGCTGGTAA
- a CDS encoding glycosyltransferase, with translation MLQATEKRCVLVLGMHNSGTSLLGNLMHAAGLPLGPDLLLRDRIPEDRRPRYDYFEDDSIVQLQDRCLLDLQRHWSSYRSAFQLPEREHPAREHFRNALASLLPSRFQHSPLWLVKDPRSAILVEDWLEVLQALSIQPCPLVVHRDPTSNIRSFSSKGQVPPLWAEALWQRTYAQCLAAVQQVPDGASAFTSFERLMSQPAEEIGRLCTWLQWPLAETLQSALAQRVDRSLPTEPLGMACDRPNDPGAPQADLHPATQALRQCLEHQGGGSHNLPPLLADSLSQAAAQGTAPLELNSVLQGEQTLLPKVDVTIVTSELQGWGGGGGIGSALRELAETLRAAGHRVDVLLVQPGSSVDGPELKGVGVHRLDSSGCSRLELVRQVAAWLRNHNSDVVHLHDWLGLASGLKEALQPHPPQLVVGLHGPSAWARSGNPWPRDDAGALLADESQLFDEGLVRALEVDGLQQADWLVSPSQAMAHWVSEHLLHGARPAHLVVNRNCPLPQRLQATDAKQTPKGERVDCVYFGRMEQRKGLTLFLAALQGLEPAPERVLFLGTDCVVGLQANGEPLWGSQLVRDQLQGIGIATQHEQGLLRDAALQRLMELQAVVVIPSLIENSPCVVEELLDSGLTMVVTDVGGSAELVRAQDRRWLSAADAPSLRGHLQAALMARQTGSEDYQLASAVESWRIQQSWQAFHERLPRRLSPLPSQEPAAEAVAEPLAAAEPRPPLWRRAAGKAKRLGGKVKRKLKALVGLGS, from the coding sequence GTGCTGCAAGCAACCGAGAAACGCTGTGTGCTGGTTCTGGGCATGCACAACAGCGGCACCAGCCTGCTCGGCAATCTGATGCACGCCGCTGGGCTGCCCCTGGGGCCGGATTTGCTGCTGCGCGATCGCATTCCTGAAGACCGCCGCCCCCGTTACGACTATTTCGAAGACGATTCGATCGTGCAGCTCCAAGACCGCTGCCTGCTCGACCTGCAACGGCACTGGAGTAGTTACCGCAGTGCCTTCCAGCTGCCGGAACGGGAGCATCCTGCGCGGGAGCACTTCCGGAACGCCCTGGCATCGCTGCTGCCTTCGCGGTTCCAACACAGCCCGCTCTGGCTGGTGAAAGATCCTCGCAGCGCCATTCTGGTGGAGGACTGGCTTGAAGTTCTGCAGGCTCTCAGCATCCAACCCTGTCCTCTGGTGGTGCACCGCGATCCGACCAGCAACATCCGTTCCTTCAGCAGCAAGGGGCAGGTGCCGCCTCTCTGGGCCGAAGCGCTCTGGCAACGCACCTATGCCCAGTGTCTTGCTGCAGTGCAGCAGGTGCCAGATGGAGCCAGCGCCTTCACCAGCTTCGAGCGGCTGATGAGCCAGCCTGCTGAGGAAATCGGCCGGCTTTGCACTTGGCTGCAGTGGCCCCTCGCCGAGACCTTGCAAAGCGCACTGGCGCAACGCGTGGACCGATCACTGCCCACAGAGCCCCTGGGCATGGCCTGCGATCGCCCGAACGATCCTGGAGCGCCTCAGGCCGACCTGCATCCGGCCACTCAGGCCCTGCGTCAATGCCTCGAACACCAAGGCGGGGGCAGCCACAACCTCCCTCCCCTCCTCGCCGACAGCCTGAGCCAAGCAGCAGCTCAGGGCACGGCGCCTCTGGAACTGAACAGCGTGCTTCAAGGAGAGCAGACGCTCCTGCCCAAAGTGGACGTCACCATCGTGACCAGTGAGCTGCAGGGCTGGGGCGGTGGAGGTGGGATTGGCTCAGCCCTGCGCGAACTGGCCGAGACCTTGCGTGCAGCCGGTCATCGGGTTGATGTGTTGCTGGTGCAACCGGGCAGCAGCGTCGACGGGCCAGAACTCAAAGGTGTTGGCGTGCATCGACTGGACAGCAGCGGCTGCAGCCGCCTGGAGCTGGTGAGACAGGTGGCCGCTTGGCTCAGGAATCACAACAGTGATGTGGTGCACCTGCATGACTGGTTGGGACTCGCGAGCGGGCTGAAAGAGGCTCTCCAGCCCCATCCACCGCAGTTGGTGGTTGGGCTGCATGGCCCCAGTGCCTGGGCCAGGAGCGGGAATCCCTGGCCCCGAGACGACGCCGGCGCGTTGCTGGCGGACGAAAGCCAGCTGTTTGATGAGGGGCTTGTGCGCGCCCTGGAAGTAGACGGGCTGCAGCAAGCCGATTGGCTCGTTTCCCCGTCTCAGGCGATGGCTCACTGGGTGAGTGAGCATCTGCTCCACGGCGCCAGGCCAGCACACCTGGTGGTGAATCGCAATTGCCCTCTACCGCAACGGCTGCAAGCCACCGACGCCAAGCAGACGCCTAAGGGTGAACGGGTGGATTGCGTGTATTTCGGCCGGATGGAGCAGCGCAAAGGGCTGACATTGTTTCTCGCTGCCTTGCAAGGCTTGGAGCCTGCACCCGAGCGCGTTCTCTTCCTCGGCACGGATTGCGTGGTGGGATTGCAAGCCAACGGAGAGCCGTTATGGGGAAGCCAGCTGGTGCGAGACCAGCTGCAGGGCATCGGGATCGCCACACAACATGAGCAGGGTCTGCTGCGTGATGCGGCACTGCAGCGCCTGATGGAGCTGCAGGCCGTGGTGGTGATCCCCTCGCTGATCGAGAACAGTCCCTGCGTGGTGGAGGAGTTGCTGGACAGTGGACTGACGATGGTGGTGACCGACGTGGGTGGCAGTGCCGAGCTGGTGCGAGCGCAGGATCGTCGCTGGCTCAGCGCCGCAGACGCCCCCAGCCTGCGCGGCCATCTGCAGGCCGCGCTGATGGCCAGACAAACCGGGTCTGAGGACTATCAGCTCGCCAGTGCGGTGGAGAGCTGGCGCATTCAACAGAGCTGGCAAGCCTTCCATGAGCGCTTGCCCCGGCGGCTGTCGCCGCTCCCCTCTCAGGAACCCGCTGCTGAGGCCGTCGCTGAGCCGCTTGCAGCAGCGGAGCCACGACCACCACTTTGGCGACGCGCCGCCGGCAAAGCCAAGCGTTTGGGCGGCAAAGTGAAGCGCAAACTGAAGGCCTTGGTTGGCCTTGGATCCTGA
- a CDS encoding glycosyltransferase family A protein, giving the protein MSDPALLLLVGMPQWTRLPLLPLLGSLDSVGMVRNGVAEAESRLLADLELRWPASGHSSALPPGWREHPATSAARLDLQTELAAALAAPTQVLVIDHLCDGRLVPFWRDLAQELGVALHLQICLSDPATIASSQAQQLWWRHNLEAIHAARSAALPLSLIDATSVGDRPVAWLERWLQALPGVSPGAVQRQGLLALLNQTLNRDGEASELPATHPQLKQLHQRLLRQPLPHRLPASDLPSRLAEALALGIERPSAADPRAWSDWLDCYRSCSAPRAHAVPPLAPDPVLHVCGPAWQELEPHQWLQRAPLQDLGGRRIDPQRCGLHRISLCPDPAAKGPLERIALNLELPPPERAQHWLEHLRAQQLILDPEPARVLLLRNLGLPAWWLDPHAPTNGWLQQPLASMASAWAQQLGMAPPEPGALVVLGAAGREFEQALTQESRTGTLLLPRIQYWPGWPELVVSDAVAGLARAGWLSAASQEAAQVLQAGDLSASVTPADLRALQAGRPLRVLAEDRPSPPTQELFAWGNGTSPTAAVVVSLFNYADRISEALDSVVAQTAAGLELIVVDDASSDAGAEQVKGWMERCLAHADHPFVRLLLLSHTRNAGLAAARNTAFAAAQSPWCFVLDADNALYPRAVEACLQLAGTGDGQLAVVHPLLAVEVEAGRPDDQRSLVSTASWQRSRLLGGNVVDAMALVRRTAWLAVGGYTHIQGGWEDFDFWCKLLDACFYGLQCPEVLAVYRSHADSMSHTATNRSWRALSRTLQDRHPWLDLPLATP; this is encoded by the coding sequence GTGTCCGATCCTGCGCTGCTGCTGCTCGTGGGCATGCCGCAATGGACGCGCTTGCCACTCCTCCCCCTGCTGGGGAGTCTCGACTCCGTTGGCATGGTGCGCAACGGTGTTGCCGAAGCCGAGTCGCGCCTCCTGGCGGATCTGGAGCTGCGTTGGCCGGCATCAGGCCACAGCAGTGCCTTGCCTCCAGGCTGGAGGGAGCACCCTGCCACCTCGGCGGCGCGCCTTGATCTGCAAACAGAGTTGGCAGCGGCGTTGGCAGCACCGACGCAAGTTCTGGTGATCGACCATCTCTGCGATGGACGTTTGGTTCCGTTCTGGAGGGACCTGGCCCAAGAGCTCGGTGTTGCGCTGCACCTGCAGATTTGTCTGAGCGATCCGGCGACAATCGCCTCATCCCAGGCCCAGCAGCTCTGGTGGCGGCACAACCTCGAGGCCATTCACGCCGCGCGCAGCGCTGCCCTCCCGCTCTCGCTCATCGATGCAACGTCGGTGGGCGATCGTCCTGTGGCCTGGCTGGAGCGTTGGCTTCAGGCCTTGCCAGGGGTCTCCCCGGGGGCCGTTCAGCGCCAAGGGCTGCTGGCCCTCCTGAACCAGACTTTGAACCGTGATGGCGAGGCCTCCGAGCTCCCGGCCACGCACCCCCAACTGAAACAGCTCCATCAACGGCTGCTGCGCCAGCCCTTGCCCCATCGCCTTCCGGCTTCAGACCTGCCCAGCAGGCTGGCGGAGGCTCTGGCTCTGGGCATCGAGCGGCCGTCAGCAGCAGACCCTCGGGCCTGGAGCGACTGGTTGGACTGTTATCGCTCCTGTTCGGCGCCACGGGCCCATGCCGTGCCCCCGTTAGCCCCGGATCCTGTGCTGCACGTGTGTGGTCCTGCATGGCAGGAGCTCGAGCCCCATCAATGGCTGCAACGCGCCCCGCTGCAGGATCTCGGAGGCAGGCGCATCGATCCGCAGCGTTGTGGGCTCCACAGGATCAGCCTCTGCCCCGATCCCGCTGCGAAGGGGCCCCTGGAGCGAATCGCCCTCAACTTGGAGTTGCCGCCGCCGGAGCGGGCCCAGCACTGGTTGGAGCACCTGCGCGCCCAGCAGCTGATTCTTGATCCCGAACCAGCCCGGGTGCTGCTACTCCGCAATCTGGGACTGCCGGCTTGGTGGCTGGATCCACACGCACCGACCAATGGCTGGTTGCAGCAGCCGTTGGCATCCATGGCGTCTGCCTGGGCCCAGCAACTGGGCATGGCCCCACCGGAGCCGGGAGCTTTGGTCGTGCTGGGTGCCGCAGGCCGGGAGTTCGAGCAGGCCCTCACCCAGGAATCCAGAACTGGCACCTTGCTGTTGCCACGCATTCAGTACTGGCCGGGTTGGCCAGAGCTGGTGGTGTCCGATGCGGTGGCTGGCCTGGCTCGGGCCGGCTGGCTCAGCGCTGCATCCCAGGAGGCAGCCCAGGTGCTGCAGGCCGGGGATCTTTCCGCGTCTGTGACGCCTGCTGATCTGCGGGCACTCCAGGCTGGACGTCCGTTGCGGGTGTTGGCCGAAGACCGCCCCTCTCCACCCACGCAGGAGTTGTTTGCCTGGGGCAATGGCACCAGCCCAACCGCCGCGGTGGTGGTGAGCTTGTTTAATTACGCCGATCGCATCAGTGAGGCGCTTGACAGCGTCGTTGCGCAAACGGCTGCAGGGCTCGAACTGATCGTGGTGGATGACGCCTCCAGCGATGCCGGAGCCGAACAGGTGAAGGGCTGGATGGAGCGCTGTTTGGCCCACGCGGATCACCCGTTTGTGCGCCTGCTGCTGCTGAGCCATACCCGCAATGCCGGCCTGGCAGCGGCCCGTAATACGGCCTTTGCAGCGGCTCAGAGCCCCTGGTGCTTCGTGCTGGATGCCGACAATGCCCTCTATCCCCGGGCCGTGGAGGCCTGTCTGCAGCTGGCAGGCACGGGTGATGGGCAGCTGGCGGTGGTGCATCCGTTGCTGGCCGTGGAGGTTGAAGCTGGCCGGCCGGATGATCAGCGCAGCTTGGTAAGCACAGCCAGCTGGCAGCGATCCCGCCTGCTTGGCGGCAATGTGGTGGATGCGATGGCTCTGGTGCGCCGCACGGCCTGGCTTGCCGTCGGTGGCTACACCCACATCCAGGGTGGTTGGGAGGATTTCGACTTCTGGTGCAAGTTGCTGGATGCCTGTTTTTATGGACTTCAGTGCCCTGAAGTGTTGGCGGTGTACCGCAGCCACGCCGACTCCATGAGCCACACCGCCACCAACCGCTCCTGGAGAGCGCTCTCGCGCACGCTCCAGGATCGACATCCCTGGCTGGATTTGCCGCTGGCGACGCCTTGA